A DNA window from Macadamia integrifolia cultivar HAES 741 chromosome 4, SCU_Mint_v3, whole genome shotgun sequence contains the following coding sequences:
- the LOC122076245 gene encoding cysteine-rich receptor-like protein kinase 7, giving the protein MPPEYALKGLFSVKSDVFSFGVIVLELISGKKNSGFHLTQDSQTLLEYAWRLWHEEKGLEFIDPLLNNSCPTSEVLKCLLIGLLCVQEDPKYRPTMSSVVMMLKKRLDALPQPRQPAYAMGSKSIESDPFSVSGESSSVNEATFSSFEPR; this is encoded by the exons ATGCCTCCGGAGTACGCTTTAAAGGGTTTGTTTTCTGTGAAGTCTGATGTTTTCAGCTTTGGTGTTATTGTGCTCGAGCTGATAAGCGGGAAAAAAAATAGTGGTTTCCACCTTACACAAGATTCTCAGACGCTGCTGGAATAT GCCTGGAGACTATGGCATGAagaaaagggtttggagttcaTAGATCCTCTGTTGAATAATTCATGTCCAACATCAGAAGTTTTGAAATGTCTCCTTATAGGGCTTTTGTGTGTTCAAGAAGATCCCAAGTACAGACCTACTATGTCATCTGTGGTTATGATGTTGAAGAAGAGACTCGATGCCCTGCCTCAACCTAGACAACCTGCCTATGCTATGGGGAGCAAGAGCATTGAATCAGATCCATTTTCAGTAAGTGGTGAGAGTTCTTCGGTAAATGAGGCTACTTTTTCTAGTTTTGAACCTAGGTGA
- the LOC122077382 gene encoding putative receptor-like protein kinase At4g00960, with amino-acid sequence MKSMKKPNSFFKYIIRIFKSLSKKESKKEDDLDKIAAEEQTQFSLQTLITATRDFHSDHKLGEGGFGPVYKGKLRDGREIAVKKLSQRSNQGKKEFMNEATLLATVQHRNVVNLLGYCAEGTEKLLVYEYVSNESLDKILFRKTAELDWKKRYEVIAGVARGLLYLHEDSHSVIIHRDIKASNILLDDKWCPKIADFGMARLFPEANTQTHVNTRIAGTNGYMAPEYAMHGQLSVKADVFSYGVVVLELISGQKNYTFNLDPDCQNLLEWVWKLYKKGRSLETMDPYLASSAITEQVAKCIQIGLLCTQADPKLRPTMRRVVVMLSKRAGTLEEPTRPGYPRVTRSRYGRTPKPHATAGSSSAGASSRSSSSQSFPTTTNTNTATTSTVTSPRPHSYGKRPMQG; translated from the exons ATGAAATCCATGAAGAAACCCAATAGTTTCTTTAAGTATATCATCAGAATCTTCAAATCGCTTTCTAAGAAAG aatcaaagaaagaagatgacttGGATAAGATCGCAGCCGAGGAACAGACGCAATTCTCTCTACAAACCCTTATCACAGCTACCAGAGATTTTCATTCTGATCACAAGCTCGGGGAGGGTGGATTTGGCCCTGTCTACAAG GGGAAATTGCGTGATGGAAGAGAGATAGCAGTGAAGAAGCTATCGCAGAGATCGAATCAAGGGAAGAAGGAATTCATGAATGAGGCTACGCTGTTAGCGACGGTGCAGCACCGGAACGTTGTGAATCTATTGGGTTACTGCGCTGAGGGCACAGAGAAGCTTCTGGTCTACGAATACGTCTCTAATGAAAGCTTGGACAAAATTCTCTTCA GGAAAACGGCGGAATTAGATTGGAAGAAAAGGTATGAAGTGATAGCAGGGGTAGCACGTGGACTGCTCTACCTTCACGAGGATTCACACAGTGTGATCATACATAGGGACATCAAAGCCAGCAACATCTTGCTGGACGACAAGTGGTGCCCTAAGATCGCTGATTTTGGCATGGCCCGCCTCTTCCCTGAGGCCAATACACAGACTCATGTCAACACCCGTATCGCTGGCACCAA TGGGTACATGGCACCGGAGTATGCGATGCACGGTCAATTGTCAGTGAAGGCGGACGTGTTCAGCTATGGTGTAGTGGTACTAGAACTTATCAGTGGCCAGAAGAACTACACATTCAACCTCGACCCCGATTGTCAGAACCTACTTGAATGG GTATGGAAGCTTTACAAGAAAGGTAGGAGCTTGGAGACAATGGACCCATACCTGGCATCAAGTGCAATCACTGAACAAGTTGCAAAGTGCATACAAATTGGTTTATTATGCACACAAGCTGACCCAAAGTTAAGACCAACAATGCGTCGAGTGGTGGTGATGCTATCAAAGAGAGCTGGCACTCTTGAGGAGCCAACCAGACCGGGTTATCCTCGAGTAACCCGGTCTAGATATGGAAGAACTCCAAAACCCCATGCCACTGCCGGTTCTTCTAGTGCCGGTGCTTCATCCAGATCTTCCTCTTCTCAATCATTCCCAACTACCACAAACACCAATACAGCTACCACTTCTACTGTCACCAGCCCAAGACCACATTCTTATGGGAAGCGTCCCATGCAAGGGTag